Part of the Citrus sinensis cultivar Valencia sweet orange chromosome 2, DVS_A1.0, whole genome shotgun sequence genome, CAGTGGGAAGattatcatatatataaaaactatataaaatcagagaaaatataagacaTGCTACCTGTGTTAGACACCTTTCCTCGGGGAAAATGCTGAGATTTCAAATTCTCGGACCACTTCTCATCTTGTTGGAAAGGTAGAAGCAGTCTCTCACAGACATTCTTGAAGGACTCAGAATTGTTATTGATGTATTCATCAACTGCAGCTTCCAACTTAAGCCACTCTGCTGGATCAGTCTCATCCAGCTCCATCTCACATCGTTCATCAACTGTGGGCAAATCATGTGGAATACTAAGTGAGAGTCATGATTCTTTCATAAAATGACAGTCTTTAGGAATATCTTTCCAGATAAATAAACGAAGCACAGGAATAAAACTATATCAAATGACAACTGGTCAGTATCCTGTCAAGGTCAAATAGAAAAGATAGTCTTTCACATATGATgctcaaagaaaaaataaaacactacAGATTCCCAAAGGATGGCCCAGTTGGTTGGCCTCTTGCAGTGGAAGCAAGAAATCAATGTTCAAGTCCAAGGGGATACTGTTAATTTGAGGGTGACAAGAGGTTCCTCGGtaacaacaaaaagaaaagaaaagtaaagaaaacaTTACAGATATAGAACCTGGATTAAACCGGTAGTACTGAATTTCAGGAAGCATAGGCAGCAATGTGCTTAATGCTTCCTCCGCCCTATCTACAGAGCACGCACTCTCAATCAAGACTTGCCCAGTATCCAGATAACGCCAACCACCTCTCCGAGTCTGCAAATGCAATGTTTGCTTGCAAGAGTAAGGGAATATAATCACTAGAAAACACCAGTGCTATTGTCTAGTATTGTAAGAAACCTTTGTAGTCCAGCATTCTAATCAAGTCATACCCAGATTTCTTACCTACAGTCATCTCAATACTTCTAAGAGTCCAACATGGAACAGAAATGCCTAAAAGAAGCTTGTGAAGTGGAAGATATTGTTTAATCATCCTTTTCtcaaccaaaaccaaaaaaaaaaaaggaggtcTTGAAGGGAGCGACAAATACTACGCTGAAATGAGAGCTCCCAGTCATCAAAAGATATTTTGAACCAGTTCCAGTATAAAAGCGACACGAGacttaaatatatttgtaaaagaaataTGTTTTAATAGGAGTGCATGTTCATAAATTGAGGGTCGGTCTATCTGATAAATGAATCACAGTTCAACACAATAGAGAATATCCAGCAGCATGCCACTGAATATGTCCATCTAAAgatttttcaatataaaactattgaaaataaagactattaacaaggaaaaaaatttcaaaaatcaacTTGTATGATCATCTGCATTTAATTCTTTACTACAGAGGGCAGTGCCTAGATGGCAGCGGAGGACTTCCCATGTGGACTGTGGAAAAGGTTGGGAATTTCAAGCTTTATGAAtcagtgaaaattttaaattgaatataCATAACGAAGAAGATCCTTTATTTACgaaagggaaattatctcTGCACCCTTTTGTTTTGTCACATGTAAATTTAAccaatacaaaattttgatatgttCTTTGCACCACCTTTGTCTCTAAACTCATATCAATCAATCACTTTgacaataaaaataaccattttACCACTAAATGAgttaaaagactattttattctataaaattttgaaaaaaaaaaaaactataattacaaaagtacccctaaattcaataaaacaaataaatctcaaaatttaagatgataatttttaaatgaaattataattataaaaaattaacacgttgtaattataattttttgcaattttaatttcatttaatttttgttattaaattaaGCATAGGGAAGTTTACAAAACTTAACATGAAGAGAAAAGTTCactataattattgtaatccctatattattgtaaacttccctatacaaattaaatgaaattatgattacAAAAACTTAACATGATAAttcttaaatgaaattataattaaaaaaaaatccacatattggatttagatttatttattttattaaattcaggggtattcttgtaattataattttttttttcaaaattttgtaaactagaatggtcttttaattcatttaaggCTAAGATAGTCATTTTGTAGTGTTAAAGTGATTTACTGatacaaacttaaaaataaatgtggtGCAAAAaacatgtcaaaattttgaggTGGTTAGATATACATATGACAAAATAAAGGTGGTGCAaagataatttccctttatgAAACTTCACTAATTCATGCAAAAACTGTGACCAAAGGAAAAAGGTTAAGAACTAACATTAAAGCCAGAATCTAATAACCATCTctcagaaaacaaaattaagaaactGTTTACCTTTGTTGGAACAGAGCCACACCCAATAGAAACTAAGCAGTCTATCCTTGTGTCAGGCCATAGAAGTTGTGCTTCTCTGATGGCAAATATGGTAGGATTGTTTGCTACTATTGCACCATCTTGCCAGCGGAATACATCTGTGAAGTTGTTTCGgaacatttaaaaattagaatagaAGAACAAAAAAGGATCAAAATGGCCAAGCACGAACAACTGGAAAAAAAAGGTGCAAGAAGAATGCACCATCTGAGAAATCGTCGAGATAATAAGGAGCTGCAGATGACGCTCTTATAGCTTGCCATACTTGATGCTTACAACTCCCAATAAAAGCACTGCGTTTATAACCAACTTGAGCACCAGTAGTAGGTGATCCCAGCACAGTGATTCCGGaattttctgaaattgaaaaaggaaCTTCTGGTGTTCCAGCAGGGTACTGCATGTTGAAACCATAAAGAGAAGTCAGAATAATtaccataatttaaaaaatcacgCTACATATATGCAACAgaacaaaacagaaaaataacaatCCTGGAAATAAATTGATGTGTCCAAATTACTCTGAGAGAAAGAAGTATTTCTGTCAAACCTGATAATTGCGGAATATGAACGGCTGTGCTGGCATCACATTCACCAAAGTTGACACAGTAAAAACTTTGGGAATGTTTTTCACAGATGATTCTATCAATAGATCCCCATCCTCATCAGCACACATTTCCTTCAACAACCTCTCAAACTGATCTGCACTGTGCtgcaagaaaaaatgaaattatctaATTTCAAGGCATTAAATATCTGAAACTGTAAATGGCATTTATCTATTTAAACTGTAACTTTATATTATCAACTAAAGTACCTCTTGATCaagaaaatttacaacaaagaggCAAACAATGACAAAGGCTCATAGACCAGTctaaaatgaagaacaagatcTGCATGATCCGACTTGTGTAGTTGGacataaattattgatttctgtgtatatactaattttatgcatgcatCTATTCACATGTGTCCATACTGCAAATTTATcaaggaaagaagaaaaatcaaatagaaaGAACAATACGTACTTTAGATCCATGTACAACAACTCTAAAGCTCTGCGAtgaacttttataaatttgatccaaCTTTTCTCTCCATGTTGCAGCTTCATTGTCTTTTGGAAAAGGCTCAGCAAAGACAAGTTTCCCTAAAGAACCATAATTGCAGAATGAGACAAGTAAattgaacaaataaataagcCATTTGGAAAAGCTAATTTTTGGCTCCCCAAACTCACCCAGATTTTTGTATATTTCTTCACACTGATCCAAGGTCATTAGCTTAACAGCAAGAGCAATAGCAAGCATGCCACCAGTTGATGTGCCACATACAAGATCGAACAACTCATGTATCCGCTTACCAGTTCCTTTCTCAATTTCTTTAAGAATTTGCACTGTTGCCAGACCTTTCATGCCACCTCCATCCATTGAGAGAATGCGCAGTCCTTGTTTTGGAACTTGTCTCCCCCTTATGGCACGCCGCAAACTTTCATTTTCTCCTACAAAGGCACACGATGAATTGACCAGGCCTATTTGGTTAAATGATCTCAAAATACAGCCAAAGACAGATTCAGAAACTTACCGAGAATTGCCAAAGCACGAGCTGCAGCTTTATTTACACGGGGTTCAGGTCCAACAGTCAAACGCATCAAAAGGTCCCGCAAACTTTCAGAAGTAACTAGAATACGGCGATTCTCCAAACAGAAGGCCAAATTTCCAACTGCAAGCAAAGCAAACCTTTGTACCTAACAAAAGATAAACTTTTCAACATTAGATGACCACTGCATAACCAATCGGTACACACCAGGAAATTTGTACTTGCCTCTGGGTTTTTATGTGCACATAACAATTTTAATGACTTCAACACATCTTTAGTCAACATCTTCTGAGCTACAGTATCAGATGCAAAAGCCAACTGTCCCACAACTTGCAGAACAGATTTTACTTCTTCTGGAGCAAAAGATTTTAGCACTGCTATAATAGGTTGCATGATGTCACATTTCATCAACAGCATTGCCACAGATACATCTCCAGCAAGGGATGATAGAGCAGAGCATGCTTGTTCGACCTGCCAGAGAAGTAAGAATATTAAGAAAGtgccaaacaaaaaaacaaataagcaGGTTGGACTTCTTTCATGGTtataagtgtgagaaacatACCACATGACGGTTATCACTACTTATCATACTAATAAGCTGCCGCACTGCATTTTCATCTTTGCCAACAACTACCCGGTTTTCTTGGTCTTGCATAATCTTTGCCAGTGCAGATGCTAGTAAAGGGTGGTGACAGGAAGAGAAACGGAATATGAGAGAGAAGAAGGCACTAAGCTTGTGTCTAGATGCTCCAAAATAAGAATTGTTCTCCATCTgcaaccaaagaaaaaagtacaatgaaacttaataattatctCTAGCTTAAGAATGCcaaaaaatgttcaaaaagCTTTATCAACCACTACCTCGATTTGGACATTGACTGATCTAAGGTTTTCATCAGCCACAATCCTAATATTTGCAAGCGACAAGTGTCGAAGTTTAAGCAGTGGCAAAATTTCTGGAAGGAATTCAAGAGGGTTTCCAAAGAGCCTTAGAATTTTCAATTCTGCCATAGCCCTGCCATTCAAATGGATAGACACATTAGAGACAAAGAAAACTATAGAAGCTACAAGCTTAATTGATGAAGTTAACAAGTTATAGACTCAAGAATGATAAGTCACTGTCAAATTGACCTGAAATCAAGAAGAGGCCGAACAAGCCTGTTGTGTTCTAATGATAACTCCACCAGTCCTACACACTCTCTCAGTTCAACtgcatataatttaaaaagaaatcaattaaGCAGACAAATTGCACGAGACATAAGCAGACTAGGAATCCACATCACAAGGAGTTTTCTGCTTGCTACGGAACTTGTATGTTAAGCAAGTCAATATAGACATACATACACATATAACAGTTCCATGCTTACCAGGAACAGAAACAAGCATGTTGTTGTCAACAATGagaacttttaaatttttcatggcACCTAGCTCAGGTGGCAAAGTTGATAACTTGTTGTTATCAAGGTAAAGTTTCTCTAGAACCGGCAAACGGGTCAAATCAACTGGCAACGCCTGTCAAAACCATATATTAAAACTGTTTGAGTGCTACCAAAAATTGATTTAGCCATTAGAACTTAGTTTTGCCATTAATCCGTTTGaattcacataaaaaataaaatataacaaactCACCGACAGACCAAGACCGCATAGGCTAACCGCTGTGACAGTCTTCCAATGGTCGCAGAAACCGGACCCCATGTTGTTCCCCGGACCACTAGTAGACAAGTCGGATCTCATGAGCCGGGTCAAAACCCCAATCCCATCGCTCAGatgacccgacccgaccccCTTGGTCAAGACTACCGCTCGTAACGGCTCTCTCCTCTTCACCACCCTCATTTCAACTCCCACATTCGCCGCGTCAGTAGCAACATCGCCCTCCTCTTGCGGCGCCAATTCAACCACCACCGTGTCTTCCGGCACAGGCAAAGCCACCATCAACTGCGATTGCAGCTTTAGCGCCACCTGATCCTCCTCCTCGCCACTCGTCCACTCCAGATCGATCCGGAACCCTAATTCCGGATCTCTCGTCATCACCGTCGGTGACGACAAAGACGatgttgatgttgatgatgacGATGACGTAGATAATCGGTTGAAGGGATCATATCCGGCTTCTTCGGTACCATAACTGAGAGTCAATTTGAAGATCTCCAACGGTCGCTTCCATCCCAAACCCCAAGAAGACATTTTGCTCGAATTCGATCAAACGACAATATCAAAATGCTTGATCGGACGGCAGGggatacttttgttttttttttttttcctcacaTTATAAACAATCATACCATATCATttcattgttaattttaatgttagtGAGTGTGTGTGTCAGCAATAATTTACAAGTTAAGATACAATTAAGTAAATTCCAAAATGCCAATTTCTGGTTAGGGTTTAAAGATGATGAGAGTTAATGGCGGGAGATAAACGAACCGAAGGTGCCgtgtattttaatttgcttaaTGCGGTGACTTATTTTTGCTGTTCGCATCTGGGCGGTTCTCACCTAACGATGCCGTTTCAATTGACATATAGTAATacacatatttataatttatgtcaCATTACAGACGAGACAAGTGTATTTCCTCAACAAAaacctttttttatattaagaattataaaataggACTGTGTTTCGCGcggttttaaaaaaagaatttagtattatcttttttttttattttacacttgataaaactgataaaaaatatgaattgattttttttaagatgaggcagccttataaaaaaacaaaaaaagttattagccagcaatacaaataaagaagcaacgcaagataaataatatattattatagtgattttattcattctaattgtgtgtgtacaaaacaaa contains:
- the LOC102609437 gene encoding phospholipase A I; the encoded protein is MSSWGLGWKRPLEIFKLTLSYGTEEAGYDPFNRLSTSSSSSTSTSSLSSPTVMTRDPELGFRIDLEWTSGEEEDQVALKLQSQLMVALPVPEDTVVVELAPQEEGDVATDAANVGVEMRVVKRREPLRAVVLTKGVGSGHLSDGIGVLTRLMRSDLSTSGPGNNMGSGFCDHWKTVTAVSLCGLGLSALPVDLTRLPVLEKLYLDNNKLSTLPPELGAMKNLKVLIVDNNMLVSVPVELRECVGLVELSLEHNRLVRPLLDFRAMAELKILRLFGNPLEFLPEILPLLKLRHLSLANIRIVADENLRSVNVQIEMENNSYFGASRHKLSAFFSLIFRFSSCHHPLLASALAKIMQDQENRVVVGKDENAVRQLISMISSDNRHVVEQACSALSSLAGDVSVAMLLMKCDIMQPIIAVLKSFAPEEVKSVLQVVGQLAFASDTVAQKMLTKDVLKSLKLLCAHKNPEVQRFALLAVGNLAFCLENRRILVTSESLRDLLMRLTVGPEPRVNKAAARALAILGENESLRRAIRGRQVPKQGLRILSMDGGGMKGLATVQILKEIEKGTGKRIHELFDLVCGTSTGGMLAIALAVKLMTLDQCEEIYKNLGKLVFAEPFPKDNEAATWREKLDQIYKSSSQSFRVVVHGSKHSADQFERLLKEMCADEDGDLLIESSVKNIPKVFTVSTLVNVMPAQPFIFRNYQYPAGTPEVPFSISENSGITVLGSPTTGAQVGYKRSAFIGSCKHQVWQAIRASSAAPYYLDDFSDDVFRWQDGAIVANNPTIFAIREAQLLWPDTRIDCLVSIGCGSVPTKTRRGGWRYLDTGQVLIESACSVDRAEEALSTLLPMLPEIQYYRFNPVDERCEMELDETDPAEWLKLEAAVDEYINNNSESFKNVCERLLLPFQQDEKWSENLKSQHFPRGKVSNTDEISPSLGWRRNTLLVEAMHSPDSGRVGHHARALESFCASNGIRLSLLHGISGIGKSMPGATFPTPFSSPLITGSFPSSPLLYSPDVGPQRIGRIDMVPPLSLDGLQAGKTFSSPPVSPKAHRQLSLHVRSLHEKLQSLPQVGIVHLCLQNDTVGSILSWQNDVFVVAEPGEHADKFLQSVKSSLLSVMRSNRRKGASVLSNISTIADLIHFRPYFQVGNVVHRYIGRQTQVMEDDHEIAAYMFRRTVPSMHLTPDDVRWMIGAWRERIIICTGTYGPTPPVVKAFLDSGAKAVVCPSAEPQEMSLTSFHGSGEFNVVENGRFEIGEEEAEDEDVEPSSPVSDWEDSEPEKSGEHLMGVWDDEEEELSQFICHLYDFLFREGARVDAALQKALASHRKLRYICHLPGIR